In Brienomyrus brachyistius isolate T26 chromosome 19, BBRACH_0.4, whole genome shotgun sequence, one DNA window encodes the following:
- the rps12 gene encoding 40S ribosomal protein S12 produces the protein MAEEGIAAGGVMDVNTALPEVLKTALIHDGLARGIREAAKALDKRQAHLCVLAANCDEPMYVKLVEALCAEHQINLIKVDDNKKLGEWVGLCKIDREGKPRKVVGCSCVVVKDYGKESQAKDVIEEYFKAKK, from the exons ATGGCCGAGGAAGG caTCGCAGCCGGAGGTGTGATGGATGTCAACACCGCTCTCCCGGAAGTGCTCAAGACCGCACTTATCCATGACGGTCTGGCCCGCGGGATCCGTGAAGCCGCCAAAGCCCTGGACAA GCGGCAGGCCCACCTCTGTGTACTTGCTGCCAACTGCGATGAGCCCATGTACGTAAAGCTGGTGGAAGCTCTGTGTGCTGAACACCAGATCAACCTCATCAAG GTTGATGACAACAAGAAGCTTGGTGAATGGGTTGGGCTCTGCAAGATCGACAGGGAAGGCAAGCCCCGCAAGGTGGTGGGCTGCAGCTGCGTTGTCGTCAAG gATTACGGCAAGGAGTCCCAAGCCAAGGACGTCATCGAGGAATATTTCAAGGCTAAGAAATAA
- the zgc:153284 gene encoding SH3 domain-binding glutamic acid-rich-like protein 3, with protein MSLKIYFSSASGSREVKQQQNEIFQYLTAKKVKYEAVDICQTNDLKEEMRRLSGNPKAMPPQVFFDNVYCGDYNKFFESVEDDKADAFFKLK; from the exons ATGTCTCTGAAGATCTACTTCAGCAGTGCCAGTGGCTCAAGAGAG GTGAAGCAGCAACAGAATGAGATCTTCCAATATCTGACTGCAAAGAAGGTGAAGTATGAGGCGGTTGACATCTGTCAGACTAACGATCTGAAGGAGGAGATGAGGAGGCTGTCAGGCAATCCCAAAGCCATGCCTCCCCAAGTGTTTTTTGACAACGTTTACTGTGGC GACTACAACAAGTTTTTTGAATCTGTGGAGGATGACAAAGCAGACGCTTTTTTTAAATTGAAGTGA
- the sh3bgrl2 gene encoding SH3 domain-binding glutamic acid-rich-like protein 2, whose translation MVIRVFIASLSGSVVIKKRQQEIVGFLEANRIPFEEVDITMLEDQRLWMYRNLPEDKHPDKGNPLPPQIFNGQQYCGDYEDFFQSKETNTVFSFLGLPSQGSVKDS comes from the exons ATGGTAATTAGAGTTTTCATCGCCTCATTGTCTGGTTCTGTTGTG ATCAAAAAGAGGCAGCAAGAGATTGTGGGCTTTCTGGAGGCCAATCGCATTCCATTTGAGGAGGTGGACATAACCATGCTGGAAGACCAGAGGCTGTGGATGTACCGGAACCTTCCTGAGGATAAGCACCCCGACAAAGGGAACCCCCTTCCACCACAGATATTCAATGGGCAGCAGTACTGTGGG GATTATGAGGATTTCTTCCAGTCCAAGGAGACCAACACTGTGTTTTCATTCCTCGGACTGCCTTCCCAGGGCTCTGTTAAG GACTCATAG
- the lca5 gene encoding lebercilin isoform X1: MHQSNEDNLDGDRTRNSSGSMTQNSESSSKFQSGDNKKRNGKRNQARTRRRGASDGDRNSGSYYSEDYENSSASGCSLSPSSRSLSPVPRSLAPTKRVSSSPLRKPGLRKSGSRHLRPGAPLQQGGGRSQSLNKDPLPKDLDLVTKRMLSARLLKINELKNELAETQLRLQQLQQENKVLRQLQLRQERALQRFEDTESEIAQLLSRHSSEVHALRERLRRSQERERAADRRQRETQEELTRCRSALQKLRRLAEERHLGEREELARKLEQAEGRLADSDRRVKDLERNLELTSSSLQRHLTAERRKTHEALEEAKGLREELERLGHKLKEKERELDTRNIYANRMKPAHRKEAESSMKKRGPPTSATKEVQTEDRMFSLEFPTPPPAITDRNEPPQRDEYLSLKANQEASDGENWHKVGREKEEVVHQEQEMENVRRLRGDKGLTPSSAVSPLTEAADSRMSMSDTWRRQGEPTLLGEDEGRKRWGHDSPRVQEKQEEEKRVRSQELLEERSRKDQLLAKMKEIDLQGRDTNTDMIVSEHKPAWTPPQYIFSLTDPGENLQDGGRESLRKSEPLGKRGLRTLDSNEDLSFGSYTPSFGRPAPRAGLVNLPGPRSDRLEERSQDNPGVAGAPAKEQKSNLMEQLFGTHAGANMPSRLEVLGFSRAPLEEGSAGKPSSTETNGKRGDFFPFSGDPSTGYGRGALQVVESRPAVRAIASFDDEIEEVTL, translated from the exons ATGCATCAGTCCAATGAGGACAACTTGGATGGAGACAGGACCCGCAATTCCAGTGGAAGCATGACACAGAATTCAGAATCTTCCTCCAAATTCCAGTCAGGCGACAATAAGAAGAGGAATGGCAAGAGGAACCAGGCCAGAACCAGGAGACGGGGTGCGTCTGATGGCGACAGGAACAGTGGCTCCTACTATTCAGAGGACTATGAGAACAGCTCAGCCTCTGGCTGCTCTCTTTCTCCCAGTTCCCGTTCCCTGTCCCCAGTTCCCCGGAGCCTGGCCCCTACAAAACGGGTCTCCAGCAGCCCGCTGCGGAAACCAG GCCTACGAAAGTCAGGCTCTCGGCACCTTCGCCCAGGTGCTCCCCTGCAGCAGGGTGGGGGGCGCTCTCAGAGCCTGAACAAGGACCCTTTGCCGAAGGACTTGGACCTGGTGACCAAGCGCATGCTGTCAGCGCGCCTACTAAAGATCAATGAGCTGAAGAACGAGCTGGCTGAGACGCAGCTGcggctgcagcagctgcagcaggagaACAAGGTGCTGCGGCAACTGCAGCTCCGCCAGGAGAGGGCGCTGCAGCGCTTTGAGGACACCGAGAGCGAGATTGCCCAGCTTCTCTCGCGTCACAGCAGCGAGGTGCATGCGCTGCGGGAGCGTCTGCGCCGAAGCCAGGAGCGGGAGCGTGCTGCGGACCGGCGGCAGCGGGAGACGCAGGAAGAGCTGACCCGCTGCCGGTCAGCCCTCCAGAAGTTGCGACGGTTGGCCGAAGAACGCCACCTAGGGGAGAGGGAAGAGCTGGCACGCAAGCTGGAGCAGGCTGAGGGGCGCCTTGCTGACAGTGACCGCAGAGTcaag GACCTGGAGCGGAACCTGGAGCTAACGAGCAGCAGCCTCCAGCGGCATCTGACAGCAGAGAGGAGAAAGACCCATGAGGCTCTGGAGGAGGCCAAGGGCCTGAGGGAGGAGCTGGAGCGCCTAGGCCACAAACTCAAG GAAAAGGAAAGAGAACTCGATACCAGGAACATTTATGCCAACCGGATGAAACCTGCACACAGAAAAGAAGCAGAGAGCTCCATGAAGAAAAGAG GCCCCCCCACAAGTGCTACCAAAGAAGTGCAGACAGAGGACAGGATGTTCTCCTTGGAGTTTCCgaccccacctcccgccatcacGGACAGAAATGAGCCCCCCCAGAGAGATGAGTACCTCTCACTGAAGGCAAAT CAGGAGGCGTCAGACGGAGAGAACTGGCACAAGgtggggagagagaaagaggaggTGGTACACCAAGAGCAGGAGATGGAGAATGTCAGGAGGCTGCGGGGAG ATAAGGGTCTCACCCCCAGTTCTGCTGTTAGCCCCCTGACTGAAGCAGCAGATTCTCGGATGTCCATGTCAGACA CATGGAGGAGGCAAGGGGAGCCCACACTTCTCGGAGAGGATGAGGGGAGGAAGAGGTGGGGCCATGACTCACCTCGGGTGCAGGAGAAGCAGGAAGAGGAGAAAAGGGTGAGGAGCCAGGAGCTCCTGGAGGAGCGCAGCAGGAAGGATCAGCTTCTGGCCAAAATGAAAGAGATCGACCTACAGGGCcgtgacacaaacacagacatgaTTGTCTCTGAGCACAAGCCAGCCTGGACACCACCGCAGTACATTTTCAGCCTCACAGACCCAGGGGAGAACCTGCAGGATGGGGGCCGAGAGTCACTGAGGAAGTCTGAGCCATTGGGGAAGAGGGGCCTTCGAACACTGGACTCCAATGAGGACCTGTCATTCGGCAGCTACACCCCCTCGTTTGGTCGGCCGGCACCAAGGGCTGGTCTGGTGAACCTGCCGGGCCCGAGGAGCGACAGGCTGGAGGAGAGGAGCCAGGACAACCCCGGTGTAGCAGGGGCACCGGCAAAGGAGCAGAAGTCCAACCTGATGGAGCAGCTCTTTGGCACCCATGCCGGTGCCAACATGCCCAGCAGGCTGGAAGTGCTGGGCTTCTCCAGAGCCCCTCTGGAAGAGGGAAGTGCTGGAAAACCCTCATCCACAGAGACTAACGGGAAGCGGGGTGACTTCTTCCCATTCAGCGGGGATCCATCAACTGGCTATGGCAGGGGCGCTTTACAGGTGGTTGAGAGTCGCCCTGCGGTGAGGGCCATCGCCTCCTTCGATGACGAAATCGAGGAGGTGACACTCTAA
- the lca5 gene encoding lebercilin isoform X4, with product MHQSNEDNLDGDRTRNSSGSMTQNSESSSKFQSGDNKKRNGKRNQARTRRRGASDGDRNSGSYYSEDYENSSASGCSLSPSSRSLSPVPRSLAPTKRVSSSPLRKPGLRKSGSRHLRPGAPLQQGGGRSQSLNKDPLPKDLDLVTKRMLSARLLKINELKNELAETQLRLQQLQQENKVLRQLQLRQERALQRFEDTESEIAQLLSRHSSEVHALRERLRRSQERERAADRRQRETQEELTRCRSALQKLRRLAEERHLGEREELARKLEQAEGRLADSDRRVKDLERNLELTSSSLQRHLTAERRKTHEALEEAKGLREELERLGHKLKEKERELDTRNIYANRMKPAHRKEAESSMKKREHAGNDDVKAPRALEAASHSEIYGSSRDDHR from the exons ATGCATCAGTCCAATGAGGACAACTTGGATGGAGACAGGACCCGCAATTCCAGTGGAAGCATGACACAGAATTCAGAATCTTCCTCCAAATTCCAGTCAGGCGACAATAAGAAGAGGAATGGCAAGAGGAACCAGGCCAGAACCAGGAGACGGGGTGCGTCTGATGGCGACAGGAACAGTGGCTCCTACTATTCAGAGGACTATGAGAACAGCTCAGCCTCTGGCTGCTCTCTTTCTCCCAGTTCCCGTTCCCTGTCCCCAGTTCCCCGGAGCCTGGCCCCTACAAAACGGGTCTCCAGCAGCCCGCTGCGGAAACCAG GCCTACGAAAGTCAGGCTCTCGGCACCTTCGCCCAGGTGCTCCCCTGCAGCAGGGTGGGGGGCGCTCTCAGAGCCTGAACAAGGACCCTTTGCCGAAGGACTTGGACCTGGTGACCAAGCGCATGCTGTCAGCGCGCCTACTAAAGATCAATGAGCTGAAGAACGAGCTGGCTGAGACGCAGCTGcggctgcagcagctgcagcaggagaACAAGGTGCTGCGGCAACTGCAGCTCCGCCAGGAGAGGGCGCTGCAGCGCTTTGAGGACACCGAGAGCGAGATTGCCCAGCTTCTCTCGCGTCACAGCAGCGAGGTGCATGCGCTGCGGGAGCGTCTGCGCCGAAGCCAGGAGCGGGAGCGTGCTGCGGACCGGCGGCAGCGGGAGACGCAGGAAGAGCTGACCCGCTGCCGGTCAGCCCTCCAGAAGTTGCGACGGTTGGCCGAAGAACGCCACCTAGGGGAGAGGGAAGAGCTGGCACGCAAGCTGGAGCAGGCTGAGGGGCGCCTTGCTGACAGTGACCGCAGAGTcaag GACCTGGAGCGGAACCTGGAGCTAACGAGCAGCAGCCTCCAGCGGCATCTGACAGCAGAGAGGAGAAAGACCCATGAGGCTCTGGAGGAGGCCAAGGGCCTGAGGGAGGAGCTGGAGCGCCTAGGCCACAAACTCAAG GAAAAGGAAAGAGAACTCGATACCAGGAACATTTATGCCAACCGGATGAAACCTGCACACAGAAAAGAAGCAGAGAGCTCCATGAAGAAAAGAG AGCATGCAGGTAACGATGACGTTAAAGCGCCGCGAGCGCTAGAAGCTGCCTCGCACTCCGAGATCTACGGTTCCTCGCGCGACGACCATCGATAA
- the lca5 gene encoding lebercilin isoform X2 encodes MHQSNEDNLDGDRTRNSSGSMTQNSESSSKFQSGDNKKRNGKRNQARTRRRGASDGDRNSGSYYSEDYENSSASGCSLSPSSRSLSPVPRSLAPTKRVSSSPLRKPGLRKSGSRHLRPGAPLQQGGGRSQSLNKDPLPKDLDLVTKRMLSARLLKINELKNELAETQLRLQQLQQENKVLRQLQLRQERALQRFEDTESEIAQLLSRHSSEVHALRERLRRSQERERAADRRQRETQEELTRCRSALQKLRRLAEERHLGEREELARKLEQAEGRLADSDRRVKDLERNLELTSSSLQRHLTAERRKTHEALEEAKGLREELERLGHKLKEKERELDTRNIYANRMKPAHRKEAESSMKKRGPPTSATKEVQTEDRMFSLEFPTPPPAITDRNEPPQRDEYLSLKANEASDGENWHKVGREKEEVVHQEQEMENVRRLRGDKGLTPSSAVSPLTEAADSRMSMSDTWRRQGEPTLLGEDEGRKRWGHDSPRVQEKQEEEKRVRSQELLEERSRKDQLLAKMKEIDLQGRDTNTDMIVSEHKPAWTPPQYIFSLTDPGENLQDGGRESLRKSEPLGKRGLRTLDSNEDLSFGSYTPSFGRPAPRAGLVNLPGPRSDRLEERSQDNPGVAGAPAKEQKSNLMEQLFGTHAGANMPSRLEVLGFSRAPLEEGSAGKPSSTETNGKRGDFFPFSGDPSTGYGRGALQVVESRPAVRAIASFDDEIEEVTL; translated from the exons ATGCATCAGTCCAATGAGGACAACTTGGATGGAGACAGGACCCGCAATTCCAGTGGAAGCATGACACAGAATTCAGAATCTTCCTCCAAATTCCAGTCAGGCGACAATAAGAAGAGGAATGGCAAGAGGAACCAGGCCAGAACCAGGAGACGGGGTGCGTCTGATGGCGACAGGAACAGTGGCTCCTACTATTCAGAGGACTATGAGAACAGCTCAGCCTCTGGCTGCTCTCTTTCTCCCAGTTCCCGTTCCCTGTCCCCAGTTCCCCGGAGCCTGGCCCCTACAAAACGGGTCTCCAGCAGCCCGCTGCGGAAACCAG GCCTACGAAAGTCAGGCTCTCGGCACCTTCGCCCAGGTGCTCCCCTGCAGCAGGGTGGGGGGCGCTCTCAGAGCCTGAACAAGGACCCTTTGCCGAAGGACTTGGACCTGGTGACCAAGCGCATGCTGTCAGCGCGCCTACTAAAGATCAATGAGCTGAAGAACGAGCTGGCTGAGACGCAGCTGcggctgcagcagctgcagcaggagaACAAGGTGCTGCGGCAACTGCAGCTCCGCCAGGAGAGGGCGCTGCAGCGCTTTGAGGACACCGAGAGCGAGATTGCCCAGCTTCTCTCGCGTCACAGCAGCGAGGTGCATGCGCTGCGGGAGCGTCTGCGCCGAAGCCAGGAGCGGGAGCGTGCTGCGGACCGGCGGCAGCGGGAGACGCAGGAAGAGCTGACCCGCTGCCGGTCAGCCCTCCAGAAGTTGCGACGGTTGGCCGAAGAACGCCACCTAGGGGAGAGGGAAGAGCTGGCACGCAAGCTGGAGCAGGCTGAGGGGCGCCTTGCTGACAGTGACCGCAGAGTcaag GACCTGGAGCGGAACCTGGAGCTAACGAGCAGCAGCCTCCAGCGGCATCTGACAGCAGAGAGGAGAAAGACCCATGAGGCTCTGGAGGAGGCCAAGGGCCTGAGGGAGGAGCTGGAGCGCCTAGGCCACAAACTCAAG GAAAAGGAAAGAGAACTCGATACCAGGAACATTTATGCCAACCGGATGAAACCTGCACACAGAAAAGAAGCAGAGAGCTCCATGAAGAAAAGAG GCCCCCCCACAAGTGCTACCAAAGAAGTGCAGACAGAGGACAGGATGTTCTCCTTGGAGTTTCCgaccccacctcccgccatcacGGACAGAAATGAGCCCCCCCAGAGAGATGAGTACCTCTCACTGAAGGCAAAT GAGGCGTCAGACGGAGAGAACTGGCACAAGgtggggagagagaaagaggaggTGGTACACCAAGAGCAGGAGATGGAGAATGTCAGGAGGCTGCGGGGAG ATAAGGGTCTCACCCCCAGTTCTGCTGTTAGCCCCCTGACTGAAGCAGCAGATTCTCGGATGTCCATGTCAGACA CATGGAGGAGGCAAGGGGAGCCCACACTTCTCGGAGAGGATGAGGGGAGGAAGAGGTGGGGCCATGACTCACCTCGGGTGCAGGAGAAGCAGGAAGAGGAGAAAAGGGTGAGGAGCCAGGAGCTCCTGGAGGAGCGCAGCAGGAAGGATCAGCTTCTGGCCAAAATGAAAGAGATCGACCTACAGGGCcgtgacacaaacacagacatgaTTGTCTCTGAGCACAAGCCAGCCTGGACACCACCGCAGTACATTTTCAGCCTCACAGACCCAGGGGAGAACCTGCAGGATGGGGGCCGAGAGTCACTGAGGAAGTCTGAGCCATTGGGGAAGAGGGGCCTTCGAACACTGGACTCCAATGAGGACCTGTCATTCGGCAGCTACACCCCCTCGTTTGGTCGGCCGGCACCAAGGGCTGGTCTGGTGAACCTGCCGGGCCCGAGGAGCGACAGGCTGGAGGAGAGGAGCCAGGACAACCCCGGTGTAGCAGGGGCACCGGCAAAGGAGCAGAAGTCCAACCTGATGGAGCAGCTCTTTGGCACCCATGCCGGTGCCAACATGCCCAGCAGGCTGGAAGTGCTGGGCTTCTCCAGAGCCCCTCTGGAAGAGGGAAGTGCTGGAAAACCCTCATCCACAGAGACTAACGGGAAGCGGGGTGACTTCTTCCCATTCAGCGGGGATCCATCAACTGGCTATGGCAGGGGCGCTTTACAGGTGGTTGAGAGTCGCCCTGCGGTGAGGGCCATCGCCTCCTTCGATGACGAAATCGAGGAGGTGACACTCTAA
- the lca5 gene encoding lebercilin isoform X3, whose translation MLSARLLKINELKNELAETQLRLQQLQQENKVLRQLQLRQERALQRFEDTESEIAQLLSRHSSEVHALRERLRRSQERERAADRRQRETQEELTRCRSALQKLRRLAEERHLGEREELARKLEQAEGRLADSDRRVKDLERNLELTSSSLQRHLTAERRKTHEALEEAKGLREELERLGHKLKEKERELDTRNIYANRMKPAHRKEAESSMKKRGPPTSATKEVQTEDRMFSLEFPTPPPAITDRNEPPQRDEYLSLKANQEASDGENWHKVGREKEEVVHQEQEMENVRRLRGDKGLTPSSAVSPLTEAADSRMSMSDTWRRQGEPTLLGEDEGRKRWGHDSPRVQEKQEEEKRVRSQELLEERSRKDQLLAKMKEIDLQGRDTNTDMIVSEHKPAWTPPQYIFSLTDPGENLQDGGRESLRKSEPLGKRGLRTLDSNEDLSFGSYTPSFGRPAPRAGLVNLPGPRSDRLEERSQDNPGVAGAPAKEQKSNLMEQLFGTHAGANMPSRLEVLGFSRAPLEEGSAGKPSSTETNGKRGDFFPFSGDPSTGYGRGALQVVESRPAVRAIASFDDEIEEVTL comes from the exons ATGCTGTCAGCGCGCCTACTAAAGATCAATGAGCTGAAGAACGAGCTGGCTGAGACGCAGCTGcggctgcagcagctgcagcaggagaACAAGGTGCTGCGGCAACTGCAGCTCCGCCAGGAGAGGGCGCTGCAGCGCTTTGAGGACACCGAGAGCGAGATTGCCCAGCTTCTCTCGCGTCACAGCAGCGAGGTGCATGCGCTGCGGGAGCGTCTGCGCCGAAGCCAGGAGCGGGAGCGTGCTGCGGACCGGCGGCAGCGGGAGACGCAGGAAGAGCTGACCCGCTGCCGGTCAGCCCTCCAGAAGTTGCGACGGTTGGCCGAAGAACGCCACCTAGGGGAGAGGGAAGAGCTGGCACGCAAGCTGGAGCAGGCTGAGGGGCGCCTTGCTGACAGTGACCGCAGAGTcaag GACCTGGAGCGGAACCTGGAGCTAACGAGCAGCAGCCTCCAGCGGCATCTGACAGCAGAGAGGAGAAAGACCCATGAGGCTCTGGAGGAGGCCAAGGGCCTGAGGGAGGAGCTGGAGCGCCTAGGCCACAAACTCAAG GAAAAGGAAAGAGAACTCGATACCAGGAACATTTATGCCAACCGGATGAAACCTGCACACAGAAAAGAAGCAGAGAGCTCCATGAAGAAAAGAG GCCCCCCCACAAGTGCTACCAAAGAAGTGCAGACAGAGGACAGGATGTTCTCCTTGGAGTTTCCgaccccacctcccgccatcacGGACAGAAATGAGCCCCCCCAGAGAGATGAGTACCTCTCACTGAAGGCAAAT CAGGAGGCGTCAGACGGAGAGAACTGGCACAAGgtggggagagagaaagaggaggTGGTACACCAAGAGCAGGAGATGGAGAATGTCAGGAGGCTGCGGGGAG ATAAGGGTCTCACCCCCAGTTCTGCTGTTAGCCCCCTGACTGAAGCAGCAGATTCTCGGATGTCCATGTCAGACA CATGGAGGAGGCAAGGGGAGCCCACACTTCTCGGAGAGGATGAGGGGAGGAAGAGGTGGGGCCATGACTCACCTCGGGTGCAGGAGAAGCAGGAAGAGGAGAAAAGGGTGAGGAGCCAGGAGCTCCTGGAGGAGCGCAGCAGGAAGGATCAGCTTCTGGCCAAAATGAAAGAGATCGACCTACAGGGCcgtgacacaaacacagacatgaTTGTCTCTGAGCACAAGCCAGCCTGGACACCACCGCAGTACATTTTCAGCCTCACAGACCCAGGGGAGAACCTGCAGGATGGGGGCCGAGAGTCACTGAGGAAGTCTGAGCCATTGGGGAAGAGGGGCCTTCGAACACTGGACTCCAATGAGGACCTGTCATTCGGCAGCTACACCCCCTCGTTTGGTCGGCCGGCACCAAGGGCTGGTCTGGTGAACCTGCCGGGCCCGAGGAGCGACAGGCTGGAGGAGAGGAGCCAGGACAACCCCGGTGTAGCAGGGGCACCGGCAAAGGAGCAGAAGTCCAACCTGATGGAGCAGCTCTTTGGCACCCATGCCGGTGCCAACATGCCCAGCAGGCTGGAAGTGCTGGGCTTCTCCAGAGCCCCTCTGGAAGAGGGAAGTGCTGGAAAACCCTCATCCACAGAGACTAACGGGAAGCGGGGTGACTTCTTCCCATTCAGCGGGGATCCATCAACTGGCTATGGCAGGGGCGCTTTACAGGTGGTTGAGAGTCGCCCTGCGGTGAGGGCCATCGCCTCCTTCGATGACGAAATCGAGGAGGTGACACTCTAA